The following is a genomic window from Nitrospirota bacterium.
GAGAGCGGCGGAGATGGGGAAAAAACTCTCTGATATGACCCTTGACGAGATGGATGTGCTGTGGGAAGAAGCAAAAGGCAATAAATAATTGCCCATTACGCATCACGCTTTACGTCTTTTACCCTACCTTTATTGAGCCGAATCCCCTAAACTCTATGCCGAATGTTATCTGGTATTCAGACGGTTTCTTTGTGTATGAAATTGTTATACCCCAGCATTGACTTTTATATATCGTCCTGATGTTTAATTCCTGCACTCCTGCGCCTTTGACGTCATACCATAATCTGCCGCTGAGGTCTACCGGCAGCGGTTTGCCTCTGACCTTCAAAAAATCGTGAATGCCCGCCTCAACCGAGTACTGGTCAAGTTTTGTTGAGCGCCTGAAATTTTTACCGATGCCTGCTGAGGCATGCTTGCCTTTGACATTGACAGATGCAATGGTTTCTGTCACAGTTGTATCATAAACATCATAAGATGCGCTGACATCTATATCCAATTTTTTGCTTGACAGGTCAGCCTCTGCCAGCACCGGCGCAAAGGGCCTTTCAACATTAAGCAGGCTGTAGCTTTGAGAAAGCCTGAATCTTGCCTCTGAACTGCCCAATGCAGAGCCTGAAAATCTATTTGTCAGAGAATATACGATATCACTTGTTTGAGGCATTGAATCAATTGAATCAAACTCCGGAATGTCGTTATGGTCCACCGCAGGGATATGCACATACTCCAGCGACGGTTCAATGGCATGCATCGTGGATTCATAATCCCTAAAAAATCTCGTTGTCAAGCCTGACCTCAGGTCAAAAAGCTCCCTGTTTGCATTTTCCCCCTCGGCCTTTAGGAAATAAGCAGTCTCCCTTACTCCGATTTTCTGCGTGAAATTGACGGCCCTTCCATAGCTGAAATAGGCATTGGGGTAAATATCAAGCCGCTGCCCCTCCATTCCTTCCTTACGCTGAAAATTCGTGCCTGTAAAAGACATGTTTAATGAAAAGGGCCCCCGGGACCTTGTATTAAGAATAAATCCTGCCTCGGGAATGCTCTGGGGAATATCTTTTGAACTTCCTTCAAGGCTCTGCCTGTATTGCCCTAACACATAAGTCCTCCCTCCTGAAAAAGGTTTTGATAACTGAAGGTCCGATTCAAGGTATTTTTGCAGCCGTTCTTCAGAACCAACGCCAAAAACGTCAGACTGCCATGTTGACAGGCCTATCCTGTTTGCAGAAGTTGACTCAAGTTTTTTGTAATAATCAAAACTGTTTACAAAATGAAGCTTTGAATAACCTGACATGCCGGCAGGAAGCCCCTGATTGTAATAAGATTTAAGCTCGAAAAAATCCCTCTTCAGGTCGCCGTCTCTCAGGTGATACATCCAAAGTTCTCCATTGGTTTCAGGGCTCTCAATAAAGCGGTAATCAAGACCCTTGCCAACCCCTTTTTTACTGAAGTAATCAAGGTACACGGTTGCATCCCTGTTTTTTTCTATGGCCCAGAAAAAGCCCTGTTTATACATAAAACCCTTTGTATTGTTGAATCCAATGTGTGGAATAAGCAGTCCTGTCTGGCGTTCCTCAAGAAGCGGGGCCCAGAAGTAAGGCGTGTAAAAAAGCGGCAGGCCTTTTACATAAAAAGTCGCATCTTTTGCCTTTACGCTCTCATGAAGTGTTATTTTTATATCCCTGCCCTTGAAATACCATTCAGGAGGAGTTGCATCGCAGGTCGTTGCTGTGGCATTGTTAATGGAAAAAGTTTGTTCCCCTGTTTTACTTACATCTCCGCCTTGTATGTGGTAATTCCGCGACTTATAAAAAATACTGCCTTTATAAAGCGTGCCAAATCTCGTCATGAAATTTAATTCCATCTTTTCAGCCTTTACAACAGCCTCTGCATCTTCATAGACTACATGTCCGATGGCAGTAGCTTCACCGGTAGTTTTATTCAGATAAGCCTCATCGGCAGTTAATACAGCATCGCCATAAACTATTTTTACGGACCCTTTTGCGATATACATATTGGTTTCTGCCGGATACTCCAGATGATCCGCAGTGACGTTGACATTATTATCATCCTGAGCAAAACAGTAAGCAGTGAACAGAAAAAAAAGAACAAATAAGTAATATCCTGTTTTTTTAAACTGACGACTGTTCACTATTGACTGATAACTGTTTTTAATCATTCTCTCAAATGCGATAGCACGCCTTTGTGCCCCAGCGCCTCTTTTGCCTCCCCTGTGGTATAAAAAGACCCTGTCACAAGTATAATATTCCCTTCTTTCCAAATCGCCTTTGCAAGGTCAAGCGCCTCTGCAGTGGAACCGGTTATCATTACTGTTTTGTGATTTCCACTTAGCTGAAGGTTTTCAACGCACTCCTTAAGCCTCTCGGGAGAGGCCGCCCTTTCACCCTTTGGCTTTGTAAGTATTATTGTTTCAGAAATTTCAACAAGCGGCTTTAAAATCCCCGCAATATCCTTATCCTTCATTATGCCCGTTATGGTGATAATTTTTTTGCCGTGGAAAAGCTCTTTCATTGTCAATGCCAGCAATTTTGCCGCCTCAGGGTTATGGGCGCCGTCAAGGATTACCGGAGGCGTTTGAGATACCCGTTCAAGCCTGCCTTCAAAATTAAGTCCTGCCAGCCCGCTGTAAATTGCCGCTTCATTTATCATAACGCCCTTTTGCATCAGGATTTCGCATACCCTTAAGGCGAGCGAGGCATTATAAATCTGATGTTTTCCGGCAAGGGGCAGGGACAGCCCGTTATAATTTTTATAGCCTTTATAATCAAATTCTATGTGTGTTTCATCCATTGAAATAATCGCGCCTTCAAAATCCCTTCCATACAAATGCACATCTGAGCCTGAATCACGTGCTCTGTCGTTAATAACCTTCAGCGCCTCAGGCTGAGTTACTGCTGTCACCACAGGCACGGCAGGCTTTATGATGCCTGCCTTTTCAGAGGCAATCTCAGGAATGCTTGCACCAAGAAATTCAACATGTTCAATGCCGATATTCGTTATGACGCTTGCCTCAGGCAGAATGACATTTGTGGCATCAAGTCTTCCGCCCATGCCTGTCTCAATCACAGCCCACTCAACCCCGTTGGATGCAAAATAATAAAACGCCATTGCAGTGACAAATTCAAAAAAGGTCGGCTTCATACCGGTATTTGCTATGACATCCCGGATATAAGACGTAAGCCTGATTACCTCGTGTTCGGGAATCAGATACCCGTTTATACTTATCCTCTCAGTAAAACTTACAAGATGAGGCGACGTATAAAGACCGGTCTTAAATCCGTTTCCCTTAAGAACCGAGGCGATTATTGCAGAGGTAGAACCCTTGCCGTTTGTGCCTGCGACATGGATAGTGCGGAAAGAATTTGCAGGATTGCCGAGAATGCCCGTCAGCCTGAGGGAGTTTTCAAGACCGAATTTTATTCCGAACATCTGAAGGCCGTACAGATAATCCACAGAGTCGTTGAACTGGGAACCCGCCTTGCCGACTGACCGGCCGGCAACCTCAGAGTGTGAACGGTGAACGCTTGAGGGGTTGTCTCTGCAGCACTTTGTCACTGCTTAGCCCTGACATCGCCGGTGATAACGGATAAAAGTTTTACTATCGTCTGCTTAAGCTCTTTCCGGTTTACAACGATATCTATCATTCCGTGCTGAAGAAGGAATTCCGCCCTTTGAAAGTCTTCGGGCAACTGCTGTTTTATGGTTTGTTCTATGACACGGGGTCCTGCAAACCCTATCAGGCTCTTGGGCTCTGCAATAATAATATCGCCAAGCATCGCAACGCTTGCAGTCACGCCTCCGAATGTCGGGTCTGAAAGTATTGAAATATACGGCATGGCGCCTTTTTGAAAACGGGCTATTGCCGCAGATGTCTTTGCCATT
Proteins encoded in this region:
- a CDS encoding LPS-assembly protein LptD, with protein sequence MNSRQFKKTGYYLFVLFFLFTAYCFAQDDNNVNVTADHLEYPAETNMYIAKGSVKIVYGDAVLTADEAYLNKTTGEATAIGHVVYEDAEAVVKAEKMELNFMTRFGTLYKGSIFYKSRNYHIQGGDVSKTGEQTFSINNATATTCDATPPEWYFKGRDIKITLHESVKAKDATFYVKGLPLFYTPYFWAPLLEERQTGLLIPHIGFNNTKGFMYKQGFFWAIEKNRDATVYLDYFSKKGVGKGLDYRFIESPETNGELWMYHLRDGDLKRDFFELKSYYNQGLPAGMSGYSKLHFVNSFDYYKKLESTSANRIGLSTWQSDVFGVGSEERLQKYLESDLQLSKPFSGGRTYVLGQYRQSLEGSSKDIPQSIPEAGFILNTRSRGPFSLNMSFTGTNFQRKEGMEGQRLDIYPNAYFSYGRAVNFTQKIGVRETAYFLKAEGENANRELFDLRSGLTTRFFRDYESTMHAIEPSLEYVHIPAVDHNDIPEFDSIDSMPQTSDIVYSLTNRFSGSALGSSEARFRLSQSYSLLNVERPFAPVLAEADLSSKKLDIDVSASYDVYDTTVTETIASVNVKGKHASAGIGKNFRRSTKLDQYSVEAGIHDFLKVRGKPLPVDLSGRLWYDVKGAGVQELNIRTIYKSQCWGITISYTKKPSEYQITFGIEFRGFGSIKVG
- a CDS encoding bifunctional folylpolyglutamate synthase/dihydrofolate synthase, with amino-acid sequence MTKCCRDNPSSVHRSHSEVAGRSVGKAGSQFNDSVDYLYGLQMFGIKFGLENSLRLTGILGNPANSFRTIHVAGTNGKGSTSAIIASVLKGNGFKTGLYTSPHLVSFTERISINGYLIPEHEVIRLTSYIRDVIANTGMKPTFFEFVTAMAFYYFASNGVEWAVIETGMGGRLDATNVILPEASVITNIGIEHVEFLGASIPEIASEKAGIIKPAVPVVTAVTQPEALKVINDRARDSGSDVHLYGRDFEGAIISMDETHIEFDYKGYKNYNGLSLPLAGKHQIYNASLALRVCEILMQKGVMINEAAIYSGLAGLNFEGRLERVSQTPPVILDGAHNPEAAKLLALTMKELFHGKKIITITGIMKDKDIAGILKPLVEISETIILTKPKGERAASPERLKECVENLQLSGNHKTVMITGSTAEALDLAKAIWKEGNIILVTGSFYTTGEAKEALGHKGVLSHLRE